The Streptomyces rimosus genomic interval CGAACTCCTCTCCACGGGAATTGAGTTCTTCGAATTGGTGAGGAGTCAACCATCGTCAGTACCCTCGCTGGCGAAAGGTGATCACGTGCGGGCCGGATGGGGTCCAGGAGGCGGCGATGAGTGGCGGGCAGGTGGTCGGCGGGCCGGGTGACGACGACGCGGCGGCGTTCTCCCGGCTGGTGGCGCGGTACCGGCCGGAGTTGCAGGTGCACTGCTACCGGTTGCTGGGATCGTTCGAGGAGTCCGGGCGGCTGGTGACGGAGACGCTGTTACGGGCGTGGCGCGAGCGGGAGAGCTTCGCCGGGCACGCGTCGTTCCGTACCTGGCTGTACCGCGTCGCGACGCATGCGTGCCTGGACTTCCTGGCCGCCACGCCCCGCACTCCGCTGCCCCGGGAGGTCCGCGCCGGCGGGCCGGTTCCCGCGACCGTGCTGCCCTGGCTCCAGCCGTGTCCCGACACGCTGCTGGAGCAGGTGCCGGCCCAGAAGACGGGGTCGGACGAGGTGGTGGCCAGGGAAACGATCAGCCTGGCGTTCGTGGTGGCGCTGCAGTTGCTGCCGCCGCGGCAGCGGGCCGTGTTCGTCCTGCGGGAGGTGCTGGGGTGGCCGGCGCGCGAGACGGCCGCGGCGCTGGGCGCCAGCGTCGCGGCCGTGAACAGCGCGTTGCAGCGGGCCCGGCCCGCGGTCAGGAAGCGCCTGCCGCGCCCCGGGGAACCCGCGGCCCCGGAGCGCGACGACTGCGCCGTACTCCGGCTCTACACCGACGCGTTGGAGCGGGGCGACGCCGACGCGCTCGCCACCGTGGTGCGCGAAGACGTCCGCGCCGCCCGCCGCCCCGACCCACCGGACTGCCGCCGCCTCCCCACCCGCATGAACCACCAGCCCGCCGTCGCCCGCTACGCCCGCGGTCCGGACGGGCGCGTGTACCGCGCCCACGGCCTGGAAGTCCTCCGCGTCGAGGGCGGCCGCGTCGCCGGGATCACCGTGTTCGCCCCCGGTCTCTTCCCGGCATTGGGGCTGCCGCTCGCGCTGTGAGGACGGTTACGCCCGCAACGTCGTTCACGCCGTCGGCACGCCCGCCGCGTGTCCGTCGTTCTCCGCGTCCCAGCCTTCGGCGGTGACGCGGGCGAGCAGGGGTCCGGCCACGGCTGCGGGTACCGCGAGGCGGACCGTCAGGTCGTCGTGTGGCGCGGTGCCGGGGCGTACCTCGGCGTCCTCCGGGCCGATGCCCAGCTCCGCGGTGGCGCGCAGGAGACGGGAGAGTTCGCCGGGGCGGTCGGCGATCCGGACGCGTACGGACGCGGAGCGCGGCGGGTGGCCCGGATGGCCGGTCGCGATCCCGTCCAGGCCGGAGATGCCCCGGTCGAGGAGGTCCACGACGGTTTCCATGCTGCGGGCGCTGCGCCGTCCGGGTGGTCCGGCCAGGTCGCGCAGGGCGACGAGGAGTTCGCCGAGGTCGGCCTGGAGGTCGGTGAGGACTCCGGCGACGGCGCCCGCGTTGGCCTGGAGGATGTCGCTCCAGAGCCGGGAGTCGCCGCCCGCGATCCGGGTCACGTCGCGCAGCCCCTGGCCGGCCAGCCGCGGCGCCTGCGGTGTGCCGTGGCGCAGCCGGGCCGCCATCAGGCTGGCCACCACGTGCGGTACGTGGGAGGTCAGCGCCACCGCGTCGTCGTGTGCCCGGCTCTGCATCACCAGGGGTACGGCCCCGCAGAGCCCGATCAGGGCGAGCGCGCGGTCCAGTGCCGTCCGCGAGGTCAGCCGGGACGGGGTGAGCACCCAGACGCGGTCCTGGAAGAGGTCCACGCGGGCCGCGAGGGGGCCGGAGCGCTCGCGGCCGGCCAGCGGGTGGCCGCCGATGTAGCGCGTCGGATCGGGCGCCCCGGCCAGGACCGCCCGTTCCGGTTCGGCCTTCACGCTGGCCACGTCGGTGTAGGTGCCGGCCAGCCCGAGCGCCTGCTGCTGGGCGAGTACGGCGGCGACCTGGCTGGGCGGTACGGCGATCACGGCGAGGTCCACCGGCTCGGACGGCGGCCCCGGCACCCCCGCGCCCAGGGCCGCCGCGGTCCGTACGGCGGCCTCGTCCCGGTCCATGAGGTGGACCGTGACGCCCTGCCGGGCCGCCGCGAGCGCCAGGGACGTGCCGATCAGCCCGGTGCCGACGACGGCCAGGGTGCGGATCACCGGGCACCATCCGGAGACGGCCCGGCCGGTGCGCCGGGCGGGGTGGCGGACCCGTCCGCCGCGCCTTCCCCGGAGGCCGCCGCGCCGCCGTTGGCCCGCAGCCGTCCGGTCAGGAGCGCGGCGAGCCGGTCGAGGCCCTTGTCGATCCGCTCCGGGGTCAGGGTGCTGATGGACAGCCGCAGCTGGCGGCACTGCGCGGACGCGCCGTAGAAGTGGTGCATCGGGGTGAACAGCACGCCGTACTTGCGGGCCGCGTACTCCAGGAAGTCGTCGGTGACGACGAACGGCACGCTGAGCACCACGAAGAAGCCGCCGGTCGGCTCGTTCCAGGTGATGCCGGGGCAGTCGGCGAAGCGCCGGGCCAGGCCCGCCAGGACCTGGTTGAGGTTGCGCCGGTAGACGGCCGTCTCCCGGCGGTTGGCCTCGACCATGCTGCATCCGTGGCTGAGCAGCTTGCCGCCGATGACCGCCTGGGCGATCGGCGAGGTGTTGACGGTGAGCATGCTCTTGATCTTCGAGAGTTCGTCGGCGAGCAGCCCGTCGCCGTTCGGGCCGCCGGTCACGCGCTGGTCGGCGACCACGTAACCGACCCGGGCCCCGGGGACGCCGGTCTTGGCGAACGAGCCGAGGTAGACCACGCGGCGGCCGCGGTCCAGTGACTTCAGCGTCGGCGGCCGTTCGGCGGACGTGTGGAAGACGCCGTACGCGTTGTCCTCCAGCAGCAGCAGGTTCTCCCGCTCGGCGATCTCCAGCAGGCGGTGCCGGTCGGCCAGGTCCATGCTGGAGCCCACCGGGTTGGCGAAGTCGGGCGTCACGTAGCAGGCGCGCACCCGCCGGCCCGCCGCCCGCGCGCTGCGCAGCTGGGCGACCAGGTCGTCCAGGTCGATGCCGTGCTCCCCGCTGTGCACGGGCAGTACGGGCATGTCGGCGAGGAGCGCGGCGCCGGTCAGGCCGACGTAGGTGGGCCGGGGCGCGAGCACCGCGTCGCGGCTGTCGGCGCGCAGCGCGCGCAGCAGGAGGAACATCGCCTCCTGGCAGCCGACCGTGACGACCACGGACCCGTCCACGGCCTCGATGCCCTCGTCCACCGCCAGGCTCCGTGCGATCAGCCCGGCGATGATCCCTTTGGTCTCGCCGTACTGGAACAGGGTCCGCGCGATTTCCGCTTCCGTCATCTTCCGTTCGGTGCCCAGGTGGTCGCAGAAGACCTGGAGGTATTGATGCACCTGGGCTGCGTCATAAAATCCTTCGTACGGCCGCCCGGCCGCGAAAGAGATCGCTTCCGGATATGTGTCGGCGATCCGATTCAGAAGATTCATGGACTCCATCGAGGCGTCGGCCAGCGATGCGTGCAGGGTCGCGCTATTCAGCTCGGCGGCGGCGATTTCCGGTTGCATGATTTCCATGGCTGCCTTCTGTCAGTCAGGAAGGGGTACGGCACGCGTGTCCAGGGCCCGCGGGCCCGCGTGCCGCGCCCTCAGCATCCCCCAGGGCCGGATCGACAGCAATGGTCGTCCGGGGCGTACGAGGGGTCAAGATGATTACGGGTCGGCCGTCCGGCGAGCGTCAATTCTTGACAGGTGCGACGGCACTGGCGCCGGTGTAATGTCTGGCAGCACCGTAATTGTTCGCCTTCCGCTGTCCGGCGGCAGTGGCGAACTCGCTGAAGAGGTCCGCGGATTAGGCCGGTGCCGCCCGTCGGTGTGGGTCTACGGCAGGTAATCCGTCCGCTCCGGTAGGCGAGCCGGCTCGATGAGCCATGCCCAGATCAATCCTTCAAACGGGGACTCTCCATGACAGTTTCAGATTCCACAGCGGCAACGGCTGCTGTCGGCGACCTCGCGATCGACTACATCGAGATGTACGTGGCCGACCTGGACGCGGCGGCGTTCGCCTGGGTCGACAAGTACGCGTTCACCGTCGTCGGCACCGGCGGCTCCGCCGACCACCGCAGTATCGCCCTGCGGCACGGCACGATCACCCTGGTGCTCACCATGGCGACCTCCGACCGGCACCCGGCGTCGGTCTATGTCGTCGACCACGGCGACGGCGTCGCGGACATCGCGCTGCGCACCGCCGACGTCGAGGGGGCCTTCGCGCACGCGGTCGCGGGCGGCGCCGAGCCGCTGCGCCGGCCGGCCCGGCACGGCGGTCCCGGCGCGGCCGTCACGGCCACCGTCAGCGGTTTCGGCGACGTGGTGCACACGCTCGTGCAGCGCGGCCCGGAGGAGGGGCCGGGGCTGCCGGTCGGCTTCGTGGCGACGCTCCAGTCCCGCCAGCCGGTGCCCAGCGAGGTGGGGCTGCTCGAACTGGACCACATCGCGGTGTGCCTGAACAACGGCGATCTGGAAGGGACCGTCGCGTACTACCGGCACGCCCTCGGGTTCCAGGAGATCTTCGAGGAGCACATCGTCGTGGGCGCGCAGGCGATGGACTCCAAGGTCGTGCAGAGCCCCACCGGCCGGGTGACCCTGACGCTCATCGAGCCGGACACCACGGCCGACCCGGGGCAGATCGACGACTTCCTCAAGAGCCACCAGGGCGCGGGCGTCCAGCATCTCGCGTTCTCCTGTGACGACGCCGTGCACGCGGTGCGCACCCTGACCGGACGCGGCGTGGAGTTCCTCAGCTCCCCCGCCGCCTACTACGACCTGCTGGGCGCGCGCATCCAGCTCAGCCAGCACAGCCTGGAGGACCTGCGGTCCACCAGCCTGCTGGCGGACCAGGACCACGGCGGCCAGCTGTTCCAGATCTTCACCGCGTCCACCCACCCGCGCCGCACGATCTTCTACGAGATCATCGAGCGGCAGGGCGCGGAGACGTTCGGCAGCTCCAACATCAAGGCGCTGTACGAGGCCGTGGAGCTGGAGAAGAAGGGCCAGCGTGTCTGACCCGGCGCCCGGCGGTGACGTGGCGGCGGCCGAGCTCCTGACCCTGGAGGACGTGGAGCGGGCCGCCGCCGCGGCGCTGCCCGCCGGGGTGCGGGACTTCGTCGCGGGCGGCAGCGGGCGCGAGCGCACCCTCGCCGCCAACCGGGCGGCGTTCGACCGGGTCTTCCTGCGGCCGCGGGTGCTGCGCGACGTGTCGCGGTGCTCGACCGCGGCCGAGCTGCTGGACCGGCCCGTGTCGATGCCGGTGGCGATCGCCCCGGTGGCCTACCAGCGCCTGGTGCATCCCGAGGGCGAACTGGCGGCGGCGCGTGCGGCGAAGGCCGCGGGCGTGCCGTTCACGGTGAGCACGCTGAGCACCGTGCCGGTGGAGGAGATCACCGCGCTCGGCGGCGACGTCTGGTTCCAGCTGTACTGGCTGCGGGAGCCCGGCCGGGCCCTGGAGCTGGCGCGGCGGGCGGAGGACGCGGGCTGTACGGCGCTGATGCTGACCGTGGACGTCCCGTGGATGGGGCGCCGACTGCGCGACGTACGCAACGAGTTCACGCTGCCCGATCACGTGCGGGCCGCCCACCTCGACGGCGGCGGCGCCTCGGCGGCCCACCGCCGCACCGCCGGTGCCTCGGCGGTGGCCGTGCACACGGGCCGGGAGTTCTCCTCGGCGCTGTCCTGGTCGCAGGTGGCGGAACTGCGCGCGAGCACCCGGCTGCCGCTGCTGCTCAAAGGGGTGCTGGCGCCGGAGGACGCGGTGCGCGCCGTGGAGTTCGGCGTGGACGCGGTCGTGGTGTCCAACCATGGAGGTCGTCAGTTGGACAGTGCGCTGCCGAGCGTCGAGGCGCTGCCCGAGATCGCCGAGGCGGTCGGCGGCGACTGCCGGGTGCTGCTGGACAGCGGTGTCCGCTCCGGTACGGACGTGCTCAAGGCGCTGGCCCTGGGCGCGTCCGGGGTGCTGGTCGGGCGTCCGCCGGTGTGGGGCCTGGCGGTGGCCGGGGAGGACGGCGTACGCCGGGTGCTCGGCCTGCTGGCCGGCGAACTGGCCGACGCGCTGGGGCTGGCGGGCTGCGCCACGGTCGCGGACGCGCGGCGGCTGCGTACGGCACGGGGCGGGGCCGCGGCCGGTGAGCGCCGCCGGGCCGTGGTGAGGTAGCCCGCCGTAGCCCCGAAGGCGCCCGGCACGACGAAAGCTCCTGGTGGTCGAGGTCCCGGAACATCCGGACCCCGAACCGCCAGGAGCTTTTCCCTGTCCGCGGCCGACGGCGACAGCTGCCGCGCGGCTACGTACCCGGGCCGTCCGCCTCCCGCTCGTGCACCGAGATCGCGCCGGCCGGGCACCGCAGCGCCGCCGTCCGCACCTTCGCCGCCAGTTCCGCGGGCGGCGCCGGATCGGCGAGCACCACCGTGCCGTCCTCCTCCGACTGGTCGAAGACCGCGGGCACCAGCAGCGTGCACATGCCGGACGCCGCGCAGATCTCCGCGTCGACCCGTACCTCGACCATCGTCCCTCCTCTTCCGCGGGCGCCGCGCGCCGTGGCCGGGCCGCCGTCACCAGGCGACCGGCAGGCGCTCCAGGCCGTACGCGATGGAATTCGTCTTGTGCGGCACCTGGTCGGCGGGCACGGCCAGCCGCAGGTCCGGGAACCGGCGCCACAGCGCCAGGTAGGCGGTGCGCAGTTCCATCCGGCCGAGCGCGGCGCCGATGCAGTGGTGGATGCCGTGCCCGAAGGCGATGTGCGGCAGCGGCTCGCGGTTGACGTCGAACCGGTCGACGTCGGGGGCGAGTACCGGGTCGCGGTTGGCCATCGGGATCGAGCAGACGACCTCCTCCCCCGCCTTGATCAGCTGCCCGGCCACGACCACGTCCTCGACGGCGGTGCGCGGGGTCGGCGCGTGCGCCACGGACAGGAAGCGCAGCAGTTCGTCCACCACCCGGTCCACGGTGTTCTCGGGGTCCGCCAGCAGGACGGCGAGCTGGTCCGGGTGTTCCAGGAGGGCCAGCACACCGAGGCTGATCATGCCGTTGACGTTGTCCAGGCCGGCCAGCACCATCAGGCCGCAGATGCCGATCAGTTCCTCGTCGTCGAAGTTGTCGCCGTGGTCGCGGATGAGCTGGCCGATGAAGCCCTCGTCGGGGTCCTTGCGCTGCCGTTTGACCAGCGCGCGCAGGTAGTTGGAGGTGTACGCCTGAGCCGCGGCGCGCTCCTTGCGGCTGCGGTCCTGCTCCAGCTGCCACTGGTGCTTGACCAGGAACTCGCGCCGGTCGTCGCGGGGCACGCCGAGCAGTTCGCACAGCACCGCGCCGGAGATCGGGCTCGCGTACAGCTCGACGAGGTCGGCGGGCCGCCCCTTGCGCTCCATGGCGTCCAGGCAGCGTTCCGCGATCGCCTCGGTCACCGGCTTGAGCCGCTGGATGCGGCGGACCGTGAACTCCGGCGTGAGCATCTTGCGCAGCCGGGTGTGCTCGGGCTGGTCGTAGTCCATGAGGTGGCCGGACATCTCCTGCGGGCGGTGCTTGCTCCCGCCGCGGATGGCCTGGGCGCGGAACCGGCGCTGGTTGCTGAAGCGGACGTGGTCGCCCATGACCTGGCGCACGGCCTCGTAGCTCAGGGCCATCCAGATGGGCTCGGGTGCGGCGCCGGGCGCCGGGGCCACCTCTTCCCGGACGAGGGCGCCCTGGGCGCGCTGCCGGCGGATGTCGTCCGACGGGCCGAAGCCCGCCCGGCGGGCGTGGTCGAACTGGTGCTGGGACTCGTCCGGCATTGCTGCCTCTCCTCCTACCATGCGACGGGCAACGATTCCAGGGCGTACTGGCGGGACCGGGCGGGCCGGAACCGGACCCGCTCGTGCGGCACGGCGAGCCGCAGGTCCGGGAAGCGGCGCAGCAGGGCCGGGAAGGCGATGCGCAGTTCCATCCGGGCCAGCGGGGCGCCGAGGCAGTGGTGGATGCCGTGGCCGAAGGCCATGTGGGTGGCCGGCTCACGGGTGATGTCGAAGCGGTCGGCGGGCTCACCGGGGGCCGGTACGCGGTTGGCGGCCAGCAGCGAACAGGCCACGCTCTCCCCGGCCTTGATGGTCTGCCCGCCGATCGTCACGTCCACCAGTGCCGTACGGGGCGAGGCGGTGTGGATGACCGTGAGGTAGCGCAGCACTTCCTCGACCGCGCGGTCGGTCAGTTCGGGCTGTTCGCGCCACAGGGCGAGCTGGTCGGGGTGTTCCAGCAGCAGCAGGGTGCCCAGCCCCAGGATGCTGGCGACCTGTTCGAAGCCGGCGGCCATCACCGTCGCGCCGATGCCCGCCAGTTCCGCGTCGGAGACGGCCGCGCCCTGTTCGCGGACGAGACTGCCGAGCATGTCGTCGCCGGGGTTGCGGCGGCGGCGCTCGGCGAGCTGGCCCATGTACGCCCAGTACGCCTTCCCGGCGGCCAGCTGCTGTTCCTGGCTGCGGCCCACGTCCCGGGTGATGTCCAGGTAGCGCGCCAGTTCCGTCTGGTCGTCGCGGGGGACGCCGAGCAGTTCGCAGCTGGCGAGGCCCGGGATCGGCCAGGCGAAGTAGCGTACGAGGTCGGCCGGGCGGCCGACGCGCTCCATGGTGTCCAGGCAGTCCTGGACGATCTCCTCGATGCGGGGCTCCAGGCGGCGCATCTTGCGCACCGTGTACTCCGGCGTGAGCAGCTTGCGCAGCCGGGTGTGGTCGGGCGGGTCGTACTGGAGCAGGTTCCCGGCCTGGACCAGGCTCTCGGCGTCCTCCTCGCTGTCGGCGGGCGGGCGGGTGCTGAACCGCTCCGCGTCGGCCAGCACCGCCCGCACCTCGGCGTGCCCGGTGGCCACCCAGCCCACCTGCTCGGAGGGACCGATCGTGACGTCGGTCTCGACCAGCGGCGTCTCCCTGGCCATCCGGACGAGTTCGGGTACCGGGTCGAAGCGGTCCCGCCGGTAGTGCGCGGGAATCTCGGGTGTCTCGGGCATCCGCTGATCCTCTTCTTCGTCGTCGTCCGTGGTCACCCACTGCTGGCAGGGAGCCAGAACATGCCGTCCGGCGACGACACCAGCCCGCCGGGCAGCAGTGGCGTCTCGGGCTCGGCGTCCGCGCCGAGCAGCGCGCGCATCTGCACCTGGGAGCCCTCCCGCGTCACCTGGCTGACCACCGAGGACTTGAACAGCGGCAGCATGCTGCCGTCCTCGCTGTGCGCCAGCTGGTCGACCGCGCCGGCGAACTCCGCGGAGTCCGCCCGCAGGCGCTCCGCCATCGCGTCGGCGTCGGTCAGCGCCGTCTCGCTCGAGGAGACCCCGCCGACCAGGTCGACGAACGCCTCCATCTCGGAACGCTTGTGGTGGGTGACCTTCTTGGCCTGCCAGAAGTAGGACTGCTCGCTGTGGTGCATCTCGTAGAACGAGAGCAGGAACTCGTAGAAGACGCTGTACTCCCGCCGGTAGCGCGCCTCGAACTCCCGCAGCGCCACGGCTTCGTCCACGAGTCCCGCCAGGACACTGTTGATGCTACGCGCCGCGAGCAGTCCACTGTAGGTGGCCAGGTGCACGCCGGAGGAGAACACCGGGTCCACGAAGCACGCCGCGTCGCCCACCAGCAGCATTCCGGGCCGGGAGAAGGTCGTCTGGTGGTACGAGTAGTCCTTGCGCACCCGCAGCTGTCCGTACTGCCCGGTGGTCACCCGCCGTGCGTCGGCCAGGTATTCGCTGATCAGCGGGCACTCCGCGATCAGTGCCCGCAGTGCCTCCTCCTGGTCGCCCTGGATCTTCTCCGCCATCTCCCGGCGCACCACGGCGCCGACGCTGGTGAGGGTGGGGCTGAGGGGGATGTACCAGAACCAGCCGCTGTCGAAGGCGACCGAGAGGATGTTGCCGGAGTTGGGTTCGGGGAGCCGCTTGCCGCCCTCGAAGTAGCCGAAGAGGGCGAGGCTGCGGAAGAATTCGGAGTAGGTGCGCTGCCCGCCGACGCGCTGGAACAGCCGGCTCTTGTTGCCCGAAGCGTCGATGACGAACGTGCCGTACGCCTCGCGTTCGGCCCCGTCGGCGTCGGTGTAGCGCACGCCCCGTACCCGCTCCTCGTCCGCGATCACGTCCGCCGCCGCACAGCCCTCGCGGACCTCGGCGCCGCAGCGGCCGGCGTGGCGCAGCAGGATCTCGTCGAAC includes:
- a CDS encoding RNA polymerase subunit sigma-70 gives rise to the protein MSGGQVVGGPGDDDAAAFSRLVARYRPELQVHCYRLLGSFEESGRLVTETLLRAWRERESFAGHASFRTWLYRVATHACLDFLAATPRTPLPREVRAGGPVPATVLPWLQPCPDTLLEQVPAQKTGSDEVVARETISLAFVVALQLLPPRQRAVFVLREVLGWPARETAAALGASVAAVNSALQRARPAVRKRLPRPGEPAAPERDDCAVLRLYTDALERGDADALATVVREDVRAARRPDPPDCRRLPTRMNHQPAVARYARGPDGRVYRAHGLEVLRVEGGRVAGITVFAPGLFPALGLPLAL
- a CDS encoding prephenate dehydrogenase, with the protein product MIRTLAVVGTGLIGTSLALAAARQGVTVHLMDRDEAAVRTAAALGAGVPGPPSEPVDLAVIAVPPSQVAAVLAQQQALGLAGTYTDVASVKAEPERAVLAGAPDPTRYIGGHPLAGRERSGPLAARVDLFQDRVWVLTPSRLTSRTALDRALALIGLCGAVPLVMQSRAHDDAVALTSHVPHVVASLMAARLRHGTPQAPRLAGQGLRDVTRIAGGDSRLWSDILQANAGAVAGVLTDLQADLGELLVALRDLAGPPGRRSARSMETVVDLLDRGISGLDGIATGHPGHPPRSASVRVRIADRPGELSRLLRATAELGIGPEDAEVRPGTAPHDDLTVRLAVPAAVAGPLLARVTAEGWDAENDGHAAGVPTA
- a CDS encoding aminotransferase-like domain-containing protein; protein product: MEIMQPEIAAAELNSATLHASLADASMESMNLLNRIADTYPEAISFAAGRPYEGFYDAAQVHQYLQVFCDHLGTERKMTEAEIARTLFQYGETKGIIAGLIARSLAVDEGIEAVDGSVVVTVGCQEAMFLLLRALRADSRDAVLAPRPTYVGLTGAALLADMPVLPVHSGEHGIDLDDLVAQLRSARAAGRRVRACYVTPDFANPVGSSMDLADRHRLLEIAERENLLLLEDNAYGVFHTSAERPPTLKSLDRGRRVVYLGSFAKTGVPGARVGYVVADQRVTGGPNGDGLLADELSKIKSMLTVNTSPIAQAVIGGKLLSHGCSMVEANRRETAVYRRNLNQVLAGLARRFADCPGITWNEPTGGFFVVLSVPFVVTDDFLEYAARKYGVLFTPMHHFYGASAQCRQLRLSISTLTPERIDKGLDRLAALLTGRLRANGGAAASGEGAADGSATPPGAPAGPSPDGAR
- the hppD gene encoding 4-hydroxyphenylpyruvate dioxygenase — its product is MTVSDSTAATAAVGDLAIDYIEMYVADLDAAAFAWVDKYAFTVVGTGGSADHRSIALRHGTITLVLTMATSDRHPASVYVVDHGDGVADIALRTADVEGAFAHAVAGGAEPLRRPARHGGPGAAVTATVSGFGDVVHTLVQRGPEEGPGLPVGFVATLQSRQPVPSEVGLLELDHIAVCLNNGDLEGTVAYYRHALGFQEIFEEHIVVGAQAMDSKVVQSPTGRVTLTLIEPDTTADPGQIDDFLKSHQGAGVQHLAFSCDDAVHAVRTLTGRGVEFLSSPAAYYDLLGARIQLSQHSLEDLRSTSLLADQDHGGQLFQIFTASTHPRRTIFYEIIERQGAETFGSSNIKALYEAVELEKKGQRV
- a CDS encoding alpha-hydroxy acid oxidase, with product MSDPAPGGDVAAAELLTLEDVERAAAAALPAGVRDFVAGGSGRERTLAANRAAFDRVFLRPRVLRDVSRCSTAAELLDRPVSMPVAIAPVAYQRLVHPEGELAAARAAKAAGVPFTVSTLSTVPVEEITALGGDVWFQLYWLREPGRALELARRAEDAGCTALMLTVDVPWMGRRLRDVRNEFTLPDHVRAAHLDGGGASAAHRRTAGASAVAVHTGREFSSALSWSQVAELRASTRLPLLLKGVLAPEDAVRAVEFGVDAVVVSNHGGRQLDSALPSVEALPEIAEAVGGDCRVLLDSGVRSGTDVLKALALGASGVLVGRPPVWGLAVAGEDGVRRVLGLLAGELADALGLAGCATVADARRLRTARGGAAAGERRRAVVR
- a CDS encoding ferredoxin, with protein sequence MVEVRVDAEICAASGMCTLLVPAVFDQSEEDGTVVLADPAPPAELAAKVRTAALRCPAGAISVHEREADGPGT
- a CDS encoding cytochrome P450 — encoded protein: MPDESQHQFDHARRAGFGPSDDIRRQRAQGALVREEVAPAPGAAPEPIWMALSYEAVRQVMGDHVRFSNQRRFRAQAIRGGSKHRPQEMSGHLMDYDQPEHTRLRKMLTPEFTVRRIQRLKPVTEAIAERCLDAMERKGRPADLVELYASPISGAVLCELLGVPRDDRREFLVKHQWQLEQDRSRKERAAAQAYTSNYLRALVKRQRKDPDEGFIGQLIRDHGDNFDDEELIGICGLMVLAGLDNVNGMISLGVLALLEHPDQLAVLLADPENTVDRVVDELLRFLSVAHAPTPRTAVEDVVVAGQLIKAGEEVVCSIPMANRDPVLAPDVDRFDVNREPLPHIAFGHGIHHCIGAALGRMELRTAYLALWRRFPDLRLAVPADQVPHKTNSIAYGLERLPVAW
- a CDS encoding cytochrome P450 translates to MPETPEIPAHYRRDRFDPVPELVRMARETPLVETDVTIGPSEQVGWVATGHAEVRAVLADAERFSTRPPADSEEDAESLVQAGNLLQYDPPDHTRLRKLLTPEYTVRKMRRLEPRIEEIVQDCLDTMERVGRPADLVRYFAWPIPGLASCELLGVPRDDQTELARYLDITRDVGRSQEQQLAAGKAYWAYMGQLAERRRRNPGDDMLGSLVREQGAAVSDAELAGIGATVMAAGFEQVASILGLGTLLLLEHPDQLALWREQPELTDRAVEEVLRYLTVIHTASPRTALVDVTIGGQTIKAGESVACSLLAANRVPAPGEPADRFDITREPATHMAFGHGIHHCLGAPLARMELRIAFPALLRRFPDLRLAVPHERVRFRPARSRQYALESLPVAW
- a CDS encoding tryptophan 7-halogenase, producing the protein MGERAVANSANAGNPANPETYDVVIVGGGPAGSTLGALVARQGHRVLILEKEFFPRYQIGESLLPSTVHGVCRLTGVADDLAAAGFTRKRGGTFRWGATPEPWTFSFSVSEHMAGPTSYAYQVERSKFDEILLRHAGRCGAEVREGCAAADVIADEERVRGVRYTDADGAEREAYGTFVIDASGNKSRLFQRVGGQRTYSEFFRSLALFGYFEGGKRLPEPNSGNILSVAFDSGWFWYIPLSPTLTSVGAVVRREMAEKIQGDQEEALRALIAECPLISEYLADARRVTTGQYGQLRVRKDYSYHQTTFSRPGMLLVGDAACFVDPVFSSGVHLATYSGLLAARSINSVLAGLVDEAVALREFEARYRREYSVFYEFLLSFYEMHHSEQSYFWQAKKVTHHKRSEMEAFVDLVGGVSSSETALTDADAMAERLRADSAEFAGAVDQLAHSEDGSMLPLFKSSVVSQVTREGSQVQMRALLGADAEPETPLLPGGLVSSPDGMFWLPASSG